The following DNA comes from Novosphingobium sp. PP1Y.
CAATGCCGCGGTGGCGCAGTACCTGTTCGGGCAAGGCCTGGCGAGTGGCAGCTACCTTGCCGGACAGGGGCAGAGGACCGGTGCCGACGGCCATGTCCACTGCTCGCAGGAAGCGGACGGCTCGATCTGGGTGGCCGGGCGCGTGGAAACGGTAGCCCAAGGCGCGGCCCTGAGTTTCTGATCGTACCGGTTGCGGCTTGATTCATGCGCGCAGCCGGTGTTGCGGCGTTGCGTCGCCGCGCTGGGTCATCCAGGGCAGGACATCTTCGTAAGGCATGGGGCGGCAGATCCCGTATCCCTGTCCGGCGTTGCAGCCCAGGGTGGTGAGCAACTGCTGTGTTTCGGGTGTTTCGACGCCTTCGGCCACAAGCGAGATGCCGAGGTTCTCGCAAAGCACGACAAGGCTGTTGACCAGAGACTGGTCGAACCGGCTTTCGGTGAAGCGCGAGATGAATGAGCGGTCTATCTTGATTTCGCTGATGGAAAATTCGCGCAAGTAGCCGAACGAGGTGAAGCCCGATCCGAAGTCGTCGATGGACAGGCCAATTCCGTTTTCGCGCAGCCTTTCGATCACGCGCTGTGCCTGAGCCGGATTGGCGATCAGTGCGGTCTCGGTGAGTTCGAAAATCAGACGCCGTGGATTGACGCCATGGCGGGCGATCAGCTGGGGCAGGTTCTCGATGAATTTGGCCCTTTCGAGCATCCGTGCCGATATGTTGATCGCGATGGTCGCCTCGTCGATCCGGTCCTGGATCTGCGCGAACTGACCCAGCACCTTGTTGAGGCAATGGTTGGTGAAGGATTCGAGCAATGGCGATTGCTCGACGGTGTGGATCAGCTGGTCGGCAGGCACCGGCGCCCCGCTAGGATGGCGCCAGCGCACGAGGACCTCGAAACCGAGGACTCGTCCCGATCGCAATTCGACCTTGGGCTGCCAGTGCCAATCGACGGCGTCGCATGACATCGCGTTTTCCAGTTCCACCAGCATACCCTTGCGATCCAGCGAAGGGCCCGGTCGTGTCTGGCTGTCGGTGGCTATCACGACCTTGTCGATGCCGCGCTTGGCCAGGTACATCGCATCGTCGGCCGCCGAGAGCAGGGTCTGCGCGGCAGTGCCCATCTCGGGGCAAAGGGCGATGCCGATCGATCCCCCCACGTTGAGCATGTGGTTGCCGCAGGCGACCGGCTGTTCGATCAGGTCGGTAAGCTTCCTGCCCATCTTCAGGGCCAGTTCGGTGGAATCGATGGCCTGCAGGATGACGGCAAATTCGTCACCCCCAAGTCGCGCGACCGTGTCCACTTCGCGCAAATGACTGCGCAGGCGCTGGGCGATCACGGTCAGGGTCAGGTCGCCGGCGGCATGGCCGAGGCTGTCGTTGATCTCCTTGAACCGGTCGAGATCGACCATCAGTACGGCAAAGGAATCGCCATGGCGCCGGGCGCGGGCGCAGCACTGGCCGAGCCGGTCGAAGAAAAGGGTGCGATTGGGCAGGTCCGTCAGCGGATCGTGCAGGCTGCGGTGGGTCAGTTCCTCTTCCGCCCGGCGCAGCTCCTGCCGGTACTTGCGCCAGGCAATCCCTTCCTCGATCGAGGCAAGAACCTGTTCTTGCGAGAGCTGACGCTTGGCGAGGAATTCGGTCATGCCGGACTTGATCGAATCCACCGCGATCTGTTCGTTGCTGTTTCCGGTCACGGCGACGATCGGACAGTCGGGATCGATTTCGTCACGGATCGCGGGAATGAGATCGCGTCCGTCACCATCCTGCAGGCCGAAGTCCAGGAAGACGATGTCGAAGTGGCTGGCCGGCTTGCGGATAAGCGTCATCGCTTCGGCATGCGATGTGGCTTCGGTGATGGATATGTCGCGTGGGCAGCGCCTGAGCATGCGGATCAGCCGTTCACGATCGACGTCGTCGTCATCGACGATCAGGGCGGACAGGCCGTTGCCGGTCTTGGAAAAGCCTTTCATCGTGGGGGTCCTTGAAAGCCTGCTCTTACGGGAGTTCCTGGGTCAAAGTGTACTTGGTCATGAACTCCGCAAGGCGGGCGAACTGCGGCCCGACCTCGGACTTGACCATGTATCCGGCCACCTGCTCGTTGTAGGCGCGGCAGCGGTCCTGATCGCGCGAGGAGGTGCTAAGGACGAAGATCACCGTGCGCCGCAATCGCGTGTCCGCGCGCACGGCTTCGAGGAACTGGAAGCCGTCCATGCGCGGCATGTTGAGGTCGAGCAGGACGATCACAGGCGTCGTCAGCTTCTTGTCGGGGTGATCGCCCGAGAGTACCGCCAATGCTTCGCTCCCGTCGCCGGCCGTCAGCGTCCTGCAGGGGACGTGATGCTTGCGAAAACTTCGTAGCACGCCTTCGATGGCGACATCGTCGTCATCGACGATGAGGACCGTGCAATCGGCCAGTGCAGCACGGTCATCGGCCTCGGCCATTTCGCCGGTTTCAGCCATTGTCCCTCTCCCGCAGCAGGATTCGGGGCCAGTGTACTTCGAAGCAGGCACCGGCCAGTTTGCCCTTGCCGCGCACGACGGTGATCATTCCGCCATGCGCGTTGATCATACGCCGGGTGAAGGCGAGCCCGACGCCGTCACCGTCCGTGCCGGGAGAAGCGCGGTGGAACAGCTTGAAGATGCGTTCCTCGTTGCCCTCGGTTATGCCGCGACCGTCGTCTTCAACGGTGAAGACGGCGAAGCGGCCTTCTTCGCGCAAGGTAATGCGCAGATTACCGCAGCGCTGGCCGTGGTGTTTCACGGCATTGCCGATCAGATTGCGCAAGGAGGTGGCGAGGGGCGCGCGCGGGGCCGTTATGGGGCCGCCGGCGATGTCCAACTCGACGCTGAAGCTTTCCGGCACCATCGCATGAGCGAGCGCCTCCGCGACCAGTTCGTGCGGATCGATCACTTCGATCATCGTATCTGGGGTGCCGGCCCGGGCATAGTCCAGCAGGTCATCGATCATCTGCTCGGCGCGAGCGATGCGCGTGGCGATGCGATCGAAGTTGTGGCGCACGTCATGCGGGAGCTTGTCTTCGCCCAGATCCTCGCGGATCCAGCTCACCAGGTCGCCAATACCGCGCAGGGGGGCACGCAGATCGTGGCTGGCCACATAAGTGAATTCCTCCAGCTGGGCATTGGTCTGCTGCAGTGCGCTTTCAGCGCTCTTGCGCTGCGAGATGTTGCTGACGATCGCCATGGTCAGCGGCCGGTCGGGCTGTTCGAGCCGGGTGAGTGCGATTTCGACCGGCAGTTCCTCACCGCAGCTGTGCAGGCCGGTCAGATCGCGCCCCGAACCCATCATGCGCGAGCTGGGCGCGGCGATGTAGCCATCGACGTGGCTAGCGTGGCCATGGCGATAGCGATCCGGCACCAGCAAATCGAGCGGCTGGCCGACGAGGCTCTCCGGACTGTAGCCGAACTCGTCTGCCAGCGTCCGGTTGACCTGGACGATGCGCTGCCGGTCGTCGACAAGCAGAAGACCGAGCGGCAGATTCTCGAAGATCTGGCTGAAACGGCGTTCCGCGGCGACTTGTCGCATGAGGCTCCGGACGTAGACGATGGTGTGCTGACCGGCAGAGCCGGGACCGTCTCCCAGCGTCAGGTCGACCGGATGGTTGTTGCCGTCGATGTCAAGAAGCGCGGACTGCCATGTGCGGCCGCCGCGAGCCTCGACCGACATGTCCAGCATCTGGCGCAGCGTGTCCGCGTCGTCGTCGGCCATCCGGGCATAGATCAGTCCTTGGTGCAGCGAGGCAGGATCGCTTTCCCCGAGGATCGCGGCGAGGGCGGCATTGGCCCAGGAGACGACGCCGGTATCGTCAACGCACATGGCACCGATCGGTGCGCGGGCCAGCGCAGTCTCCAAGCCTGTATCGAGCCGTGTCACGAGAGTCATCGACGCTCCCTTCACCATGTCGACCGGGGCACGGGAGGGTGCGGGGCGACGTATCTGCCGTTGCCGACAGCGGGGGAGAAGGCGAAAGTCGTGAGCAGCCACGGCCTGCGCCTCCTATCTGCAGGCTAAGGGCCTACTTATTGGAGAGGCGCGAACGGGTCGCTCCGGATCTCTGCGTATTCTGAGGGAAGATGGGTCCGTTTCGGTTCCGTGGCGGACCTAAGGTGTCAATCAGACCTCGACGAAAGTGCCTGCCTCACGATCCTTGCGGACCTTCAGGCCATCGAAGACCGACCCGTTCATCGTGATCCAAACCCCGGGGCTGGCCGCCTGACAGCAAGCGAAGGCCATGCCAAGGTTGAACGCGGCATCGCTTTCCGAAAACCTTGCCGGGGCCAGCGCGCCAGCCAGCACGACAGTCTTGTCGGTGAGGTGCGCCAACGCCTGCGCCGTTACAGCCATCGTGTCGGTGCCGTGGGTAACGACCACGCGCTTCTCCGGCGCATTGGCAATCGTCGCGGCGATCAGTGCGCGATCCTCGTCAGTCAGCTCGAGGCTGTCCTTGCGCATCAGTTCGACGATCCGGAACGGATGCGTCACGCGCGCGATCTTCAGCAGCTTCTCGATCACGCTTTCGGTGATCTGGTACTCGCTGAGCGCGTCGAAATACTGCTTGTCGATGGTGCCGCCGGTGGTGACGACGAGAATGGGTGACCTGTCCATGGCGGTGCCTTTAGCCGGGGATGAGCGGGATAGGCAATCGTCAGCCGAGAATACCGGGCAGGTCCAGTCCCTTTTCGCGCGCGCAGTCCAGCGCGATCTCGTAGCCTGCATCGGCATGGCGCATAACGCCGCTGGCCGGATCGTTCCACAAGACGCGCTCCAGACGCCTCGCTGCCGCGTCGCTGCCGTCGGCGACGATGACCATGCCGGCATGCTGCGAATAACCCATGCCGACGCCGCCGCCGTGATGTAGCGAGACCCAGGTTGCACCGCTGGCGGTATTGAGCAGGGCGTTGAGCAGGGGCCAGTCCGAAACCGCGTCCGAGCCGTCGCGCATGGCCTCGGTCTCGCGATTGGGGCTGGCGACCGAACCGGAATCGAGGTGGTCGCGGCCGATCACGACCGGGGCCTTGAGTTCGCCGCTCGCCACCATCTCGTTGAAGGCAAGTCCGAGCCGGTGCCGATCGCCCAGGCCGACCCAGCAGATGCGCGCTGGCAGGCCCTGGAAGTGGATGCGCTCGCGCGCCATGTCGAGCCAGCGGTGCAGGTGGGTATCGTCGGGCAGCAGTTCCTTCACTTTGGCGTCGGTCTTGCAGATGTCCTCCGGATCGCCCGAAAGCGCGGCCCAGCGGAACGGGCCGACTCCGCGGCAGAACAGCGGGCGGATATAGGCGGGGACGAAGCCGGGGAAGTCAAAGGCGTTCTCGACGCCTTCGTCCTTGGCCATCTGGCGGATGTTGTTGCCGTAATCGACCGTGGGCACGCCCGCTTCATGGAAGTCGAGCATCGCGCGAACGTGGGCCGCCATGGAGGCCTTGGCGGCTTTGGCTACCGCTTCGGGTTCGCGTTCCCGGCGCTCGACCCATTCGGCGACGGTCCAGCCCAGGGGCAGGTAGCCATTCACCGGATCGTGGGCGGACGTCTGGTCGGTGAGCAAGTCGGGGCGGATGCCGCGCGCGAACATGTCGGGCAGCACCGCGGCGGCATTGCCGAGCAGGCCGACCGAGACGGCCTTGCCTTCGGCGCGCGCCCTTTCGAGAATCGCCATGGCATCCTCGATGGTTGCGGCGCGATGGTCGAGATAACCTGTGCGCAGACGCATATCGATGCGGCTTTCCTGGCATTCGATGGCAAGGCAGGAAGCCCCAGCCATGACCGCTGCGAGCGGCTGCGCGCCGCCCATGCCGCCAAGACCGGCGGTAAGCAGCCAGCGCCCGGTGAGGTCGCCGCCATAGTGCTGGCGGCCCATTTCGACGAAAGTCTCGTAAGTGCCCTGAACGATGCCCTGGCTGCCGATGTAGATCCACGAACCTGCGGTCATCTGGCCGTACATCGCCAGTCCCTTGCGATCGAGTTCGTTGAAGTGCTCCCAGCTCGCCCACTTCGGTACGAGGTTCGAATTGGCAAGCAGCACGCGCGGCGCATCGGCATGGGTGCGGAACACGCCGACCGGCTTGCCCGACTGGATCAACAGCGTCTCGTCGTCCTTGAGGCGGCGCAGCGTCTCGACAATGCGGTCGTAGCTTTCCCAGTCACGTGCGGCGCGGCCGATGCCGCCATAGACAACGAGTTCTTCGGGACGCTCGGCCACATCGGGGTGCAGGTTGTTCATGAGCATGCGTAAGGGCGCTTCGGTGAGCCAGCTTTGCGCAGTGCGTTCGGTTCCGGTCGCAGGGACGATCCGGCGCGAATTGTCGAGGCGGGTCATGATCTTCCTTTCGCGAAGTCTAGGCAGGCTTCGATGATCCGGTGCAGCACGGGCAGGACGGCGGGCTGTGTGCCAAGCGGGGCGGGCCAGTTGTCGGGCGAGGGCGCCTCGGGCTCGGTAAGGTAGCCGCGCATCGCGAGTTCCATCTGGATCGCGTGAATGCCGATGTCGGGCGCGCCGTAGTGGCGGGTGGTCCAGCCACCGCGAAAACGCCCGTCGACAACATGGCTGTGCCCGCTGGCAGCGCAGATCGAGGCGACGGCCTCGCGTAGCGCCGGAGAGCAGGTCGCACCGCCATTGGTGCCCACGTTGAATTGCGGCAGCTCGCCTTCGAACAGGCGCGGCACGCGGCTGCGGATGGAGTGGGCGTCGTAGACGACGATGTCATCGTGGCGGGTGCGCAGGCGATAGATCTCGTCGCGCAGGGCCGCGTGGTAGGGATCGAACCAGTTTGCCCGGCGCCGTGCGATTTCGGCTTCGTCGGGCCGGGTGGCCGAATAGAGAGGCTCACCGTCGAAGGTTTCGGTCGGGCACAGGCCGGTAGTCGCCTGGCCAGGATAGAGTGAGAGGCCGGAAGGATCGCGATTGCAGTCAATCACCGTGCGCGACATGGCGGTGCGGATCGTCGTCGCGCCCATGTCGCGCACGAAGGCGTAGAGCTGCGCGATGTGCCAGTCGGCATCCTTGCGCGCCAGCCAGGGCGAGCTCAGGCCCGCCTCGATGGCTTCCGGGATCGCAGTGCCGCCATGCGGAAAGCAGACGATCAGCGGTGCATCGCCGCGGTCTATGTCGAGCCAGTCGCTCATGCCACGCCCGGCAGCTCGACGCCTGCCGCCGAGATGATGGCGCCCGAACGGATCAGCGCATTGGCCGCTTCCAGGTCGGGATGGAAATGGCGGTCCGGGCCAAGCGCAGGGACCTTTGCGCGCACGGCGTGCCTGACTGCCTCCAACGCCTCGCTCGATTGTAGCGGGGCATGGAAGTCGCATCCTTGCGCGGCGGCCAGCAGTTCGATGCCGACGACAGCGGTGGCATTGCGGGCCATGGCCACGAGGCGACGACTCCCGTGCGCAGCCATCGAGACATGGTCCTCCTGGTTGGCGGAAGTCGGGATGGAATCGACGCTGGCGGGATAGGCGCGCTGCTTGTTCTCGGAAACGAGCGCGGCGGCGGTCACTTGCGGGATCATGAAGCCGGAGTTGAGCCCGGGCTCGGGCGTCAGGAAGGCGGGCAGGCCGGACAGCGCGGGATCGACCAGCATGGCAGTGCGGCGTTCGGAAAGAGAGCCGATCTCGCAGATTGCCAGCGCGATCATGTCGGCGGCGAAAGCGACCGGCTCCGCATGGAAATTGCCGCCCGACAGCGCCTCGTCGGTTTCAGGGAAGATCAGCGGATTGTCCGAGACGCCGTTGGCCTCGATGGCAAGGGTCCCGGCCGCCTGCCGCAGCACATCCAGCGCGGCACCCATGACTTGCGGCTGGCAGCGCAGGCAGTAGGGGTCCTGCACGCGTATGTCGTTCTCGACATGGGAGGCGCGGATCGCCGAACCGGCCATGAGGCAGCGCAGGACATCGGCGGCGGCGATCTGGCCGACATGGCCGCGCAGCGTGTGGATGCGATGATCGAAGGGCGCGTCCGATCCCTTGGCCGCCTCGGTCGATAGGGCGCCTGCGACCAGTGCGGATTGCAGCAGGCGTTCGGTCTCGAACAGCCCCGCAAGTGCCCATGCGCAGGAGAACTGCGTGCCGTTGAGCAGGGCGAGACCCTCCTTGGGGCCAAGCTCGGCAGGTTCCAGTCCGGCATCGGCCAGCGCCCTTGCGGCAGCCATGCGTTCACCGCGCGCGAAGACATCGCCCACGCCCAGCATCGTCGCCGCCATGTGGGCAAGCGGCGCGAGGTCTCCGCTCGCGCCGACCGACCCCTGACAAGGCACGACCGGTGTAATGTCCCTTTCGAGCATCGCTTCGAGCAGACCCGCCGTGCGTGCCGAGATGCCCGATGCGCCCTGGGTCAGGCTGGCGAGCTTGAGAGCGAGCATCAGCCGGACGACTTCGACGGGCGTCGGCTCGCCCGTACCGGCGGCATGGCTCAGGACGATATTGCGCTGTAGCTTGGCAAGGTCGGCATCCTCGATGCGGATGCTGGCCAGCTTTCCGAAGCCGGTGTTGATGCCGTAGACCGGCTCCCCGCGCGCGACGATGCGGGCCACAGCCTGCGCGCCGCGGGCAATGGCCTCGTTCGCCCCGGCATCGAGGCGGACACGCGCCCCCCGGTAGATGGCGCGCCATTCGGCCAGCGGAACGCTGCCGGGCTTCAGGGTAACGGTATTCACTGGCCTCTCCGAATGCGGGCGTGAAGGGGATTGAAGCCGATGCGGTAGACAAGCTCGGCCGGGGTCTCGATGTCCCAGATTGCCAGGTCGCAGGCCTTGCCTGCCTCCAGCGTGCCGATCCTGTCGCCCTGCCCGAGTGCGAGGGCCGCATGACGGGTAACGCCGAGCAGGCATTCCTCGACAGTCATGCGAAGCAGCGTCGCCCCCATGTTCATCGCCAGCAGGAGCGACGTCATCGGCGATGTGCCGGGGTTGCTGTCCGTAGCAAGCGCCATGGGTACGCCCGCGCCGCGCAAGGCTCCGATAGGCGGAACGCGGCTCTCGCGGGTACAATAGAAGGCTCCGGGCAGCAGGGTGGCGACAGTGCCTGAACCGGCCATCGCGGCGACGCCGGCATCGTCGAGCCATTCGAGATGGTCGGCCGAGAGTGCTCCGAAACCTGCAGCGAGGGCTGCGCCGTGCCGGTTCGACAGCTGCTCGGCATGGAGCTTGACCGGCAGGCCGGCCTGGCGCGCCGCCTCGAAGATGCGCCGGGTCTGCGCGGGCGTGAAGCCGATGCTTTCGCAGAAGGCATCGACGGCATCGGCCAGCCCTTCGGCGGCAAGCGCAGGGATCATTTCGCGCACCACGGTATCGATGTAGCCATCGGCATTGCCGGCGAATTCCGGAGGCAGGGCGTGGGCGCCAAGAAAGGTTGTTGTCACGCCGACGGCGCGTTCGTCGGCAAGTCGGCGGGCAGCGCGCAGCATGCGCCGTTCGGCATCGAGCGAGAGCCCGTAGCCCGACTTGATTTCGATGGTGGTGACGCCTTCGGCGATCAGCGCGTCGAGGCGGGGCAGGGCACTTGCGACCAGTTCGGCTTCGCTGGCGGCGCGCGTCGCCGCCACGGTCGAGACGATGCCGCCACCGGCGCGAGCGATCTCCTCGTAACTCGCACCGGCGAGCCGCAGTTCGAATTCCTGCGCGCGGTTGCCCGCGTAGACAAGGTGCGTGTGGCAATCGATCAGGCCCGGGGTGATCCAGCGACCCGCGCAATCGACCGTCTCGTCTGCAGCGAAGTCCGGAGCCAGCCTGCGCGGTCCCGCATAGGCGATCTGGCCGCCGCGCGCTGCCACGACGCCGTTTTCGACCACGCCGAGACCGGGCCCGGCCATCGTCGCCAGACGCGCATTCATCCAGACCCTGTCGCACTTCACGAGAATCGCGGCCTCCATTTCGAGAGTGAAATCTTGGCATGGACGTGCAATAATGTATAGACATTAAATCGAGCCGATGGAGTCGCGCCATGAACACGGAAACGGTGCTGCATTTTGAACGCCTGCTCCTGCCCGGCGGCTGGCAGCGCGCCGTACGTCTGGTGCTCGAGGACGGGTTGATCGTGTCGATCACGCCCGATGCCGCGCCGCGGCCCGGCGACAGGCGCCACGCCATCGGACTGCCCGGCATGCCCAACCTGCACAGCCACGCCTTCCAGCGCGGCATGGCAGGCGCTGCGGAGTATCGCGGCGAGGGCAAGGACAGCTTCTGGACCTGGCGCGAGGCGATGTACCGCTTCGTCGATCGGCTCGATCCCGAAGCGATGCTGGCTATCGCCGCGCTCGCCTACATGGAGATGCTGGAGGCGGGCTTCACCCGCGTTGGCGAGTTCCATTATTTGCATCACGATCCTTCCGGCCATTCTTACGAAGAACCGGCGCGCATGGCGGCAGCGCTTGCAGAAGCCGCCGCCGAGACCGGGATAGCGCTTACGTTGTTGCCGGTTTTCTATGCGCAGGCAGGCTTCGGCGGGTTGCCTGCCT
Coding sequences within:
- a CDS encoding bifunctional diguanylate cyclase/phosphodiesterase — translated: MKGFSKTGNGLSALIVDDDDVDRERLIRMLRRCPRDISITEATSHAEAMTLIRKPASHFDIVFLDFGLQDGDGRDLIPAIRDEIDPDCPIVAVTGNSNEQIAVDSIKSGMTEFLAKRQLSQEQVLASIEEGIAWRKYRQELRRAEEELTHRSLHDPLTDLPNRTLFFDRLGQCCARARRHGDSFAVLMVDLDRFKEINDSLGHAAGDLTLTVIAQRLRSHLREVDTVARLGGDEFAVILQAIDSTELALKMGRKLTDLIEQPVACGNHMLNVGGSIGIALCPEMGTAAQTLLSAADDAMYLAKRGIDKVVIATDSQTRPGPSLDRKGMLVELENAMSCDAVDWHWQPKVELRSGRVLGFEVLVRWRHPSGAPVPADQLIHTVEQSPLLESFTNHCLNKVLGQFAQIQDRIDEATIAINISARMLERAKFIENLPQLIARHGVNPRRLIFELTETALIANPAQAQRVIERLRENGIGLSIDDFGSGFTSFGYLREFSISEIKIDRSFISRFTESRFDQSLVNSLVVLCENLGISLVAEGVETPETQQLLTTLGCNAGQGYGICRPMPYEDVLPWMTQRGDATPQHRLRA
- a CDS encoding response regulator; its protein translation is MAETGEMAEADDRAALADCTVLIVDDDDVAIEGVLRSFRKHHVPCRTLTAGDGSEALAVLSGDHPDKKLTTPVIVLLDLNMPRMDGFQFLEAVRADTRLRRTVIFVLSTSSRDQDRCRAYNEQVAGYMVKSEVGPQFARLAEFMTKYTLTQELP
- a CDS encoding PAS domain S-box protein, translating into MTLVTRLDTGLETALARAPIGAMCVDDTGVVSWANAALAAILGESDPASLHQGLIYARMADDDADTLRQMLDMSVEARGGRTWQSALLDIDGNNHPVDLTLGDGPGSAGQHTIVYVRSLMRQVAAERRFSQIFENLPLGLLLVDDRQRIVQVNRTLADEFGYSPESLVGQPLDLLVPDRYRHGHASHVDGYIAAPSSRMMGSGRDLTGLHSCGEELPVEIALTRLEQPDRPLTMAIVSNISQRKSAESALQQTNAQLEEFTYVASHDLRAPLRGIGDLVSWIREDLGEDKLPHDVRHNFDRIATRIARAEQMIDDLLDYARAGTPDTMIEVIDPHELVAEALAHAMVPESFSVELDIAGGPITAPRAPLATSLRNLIGNAVKHHGQRCGNLRITLREEGRFAVFTVEDDGRGITEGNEERIFKLFHRASPGTDGDGVGLAFTRRMINAHGGMITVVRGKGKLAGACFEVHWPRILLRERDNG
- a CDS encoding asparaginase domain-containing protein, translated to MDRSPILVVTTGGTIDKQYFDALSEYQITESVIEKLLKIARVTHPFRIVELMRKDSLELTDEDRALIAATIANAPEKRVVVTHGTDTMAVTAQALAHLTDKTVVLAGALAPARFSESDAAFNLGMAFACCQAASPGVWITMNGSVFDGLKVRKDREAGTFVEV
- the hutU gene encoding urocanate hydratase produces the protein MTRLDNSRRIVPATGTERTAQSWLTEAPLRMLMNNLHPDVAERPEELVVYGGIGRAARDWESYDRIVETLRRLKDDETLLIQSGKPVGVFRTHADAPRVLLANSNLVPKWASWEHFNELDRKGLAMYGQMTAGSWIYIGSQGIVQGTYETFVEMGRQHYGGDLTGRWLLTAGLGGMGGAQPLAAVMAGASCLAIECQESRIDMRLRTGYLDHRAATIEDAMAILERARAEGKAVSVGLLGNAAAVLPDMFARGIRPDLLTDQTSAHDPVNGYLPLGWTVAEWVERREREPEAVAKAAKASMAAHVRAMLDFHEAGVPTVDYGNNIRQMAKDEGVENAFDFPGFVPAYIRPLFCRGVGPFRWAALSGDPEDICKTDAKVKELLPDDTHLHRWLDMARERIHFQGLPARICWVGLGDRHRLGLAFNEMVASGELKAPVVIGRDHLDSGSVASPNRETEAMRDGSDAVSDWPLLNALLNTASGATWVSLHHGGGVGMGYSQHAGMVIVADGSDAAARRLERVLWNDPASGVMRHADAGYEIALDCAREKGLDLPGILG
- the hutG gene encoding N-formylglutamate deformylase, with protein sequence MSDWLDIDRGDAPLIVCFPHGGTAIPEAIEAGLSSPWLARKDADWHIAQLYAFVRDMGATTIRTAMSRTVIDCNRDPSGLSLYPGQATTGLCPTETFDGEPLYSATRPDEAEIARRRANWFDPYHAALRDEIYRLRTRHDDIVVYDAHSIRSRVPRLFEGELPQFNVGTNGGATCSPALREAVASICAASGHSHVVDGRFRGGWTTRHYGAPDIGIHAIQMELAMRGYLTEPEAPSPDNWPAPLGTQPAVLPVLHRIIEACLDFAKGRS
- the hutH gene encoding histidine ammonia-lyase, producing MNTVTLKPGSVPLAEWRAIYRGARVRLDAGANEAIARGAQAVARIVARGEPVYGINTGFGKLASIRIEDADLAKLQRNIVLSHAAGTGEPTPVEVVRLMLALKLASLTQGASGISARTAGLLEAMLERDITPVVPCQGSVGASGDLAPLAHMAATMLGVGDVFARGERMAAARALADAGLEPAELGPKEGLALLNGTQFSCAWALAGLFETERLLQSALVAGALSTEAAKGSDAPFDHRIHTLRGHVGQIAAADVLRCLMAGSAIRASHVENDIRVQDPYCLRCQPQVMGAALDVLRQAAGTLAIEANGVSDNPLIFPETDEALSGGNFHAEPVAFAADMIALAICEIGSLSERRTAMLVDPALSGLPAFLTPEPGLNSGFMIPQVTAAALVSENKQRAYPASVDSIPTSANQEDHVSMAAHGSRRLVAMARNATAVVGIELLAAAQGCDFHAPLQSSEALEAVRHAVRAKVPALGPDRHFHPDLEAANALIRSGAIISAAGVELPGVA
- the hutI gene encoding imidazolonepropionase, coding for MKCDRVWMNARLATMAGPGLGVVENGVVAARGGQIAYAGPRRLAPDFAADETVDCAGRWITPGLIDCHTHLVYAGNRAQEFELRLAGASYEEIARAGGGIVSTVAATRAASEAELVASALPRLDALIAEGVTTIEIKSGYGLSLDAERRMLRAARRLADERAVGVTTTFLGAHALPPEFAGNADGYIDTVVREMIPALAAEGLADAVDAFCESIGFTPAQTRRIFEAARQAGLPVKLHAEQLSNRHGAALAAGFGALSADHLEWLDDAGVAAMAGSGTVATLLPGAFYCTRESRVPPIGALRGAGVPMALATDSNPGTSPMTSLLLAMNMGATLLRMTVEECLLGVTRHAALALGQGDRIGTLEAGKACDLAIWDIETPAELVYRIGFNPLHARIRRGQ